Part of the Clostridium botulinum genome is shown below.
TATTGCATTATTTACAGCAAAGATAACAAAATGGTACAATTAATATAAAATATACCATGATTTTATTAATCTTAAAAAAGCAACTTTATTGATATCCTAATTGAATTAGTCATATTATTATTTTATAAATGGTATAATTTTTAAAAATATTTTAAAAGGGAGGCACAATTCAGTGTTGAATGAACTTAAAAAATTTGCAAAGGACATTTATATAAGGGTTTTAATAGTTGTTGTTATTGTAGTATCAATTGTTGTATCTATCCAATGTATTAATAATTTTTATGCAATGAAATCTGGAAAGTTCAATGGTGTTCAAGGTAAAGCTGCAATTTCTTTAATAAAAGAACGATATGAAAATTCTAAAGGAATTCTTACAAGTGATAAACTTAATGAGGCTTTAAAATACTATAAGTCAATGCCAGAGAGTGATACAGCATATACAGAAACAGGTATTAAATATCCAGGAATTTTAGAGTTAATGGAGAATGTCTACGTATCTGATTATACAAAGCAAGATGCTATATTTCGTAAATTAAGCAATATGAATGATTTTTATAATAGAAATATAACATTAATCACTAAAAACTTAAATGATTCAAAAAATACCTATGAACCCTGGGAAAAAAATATTATTCTTGAAAAAGCAAAAGCTATTGATAAACCATTTATTATGGACTTCAGCAAACAATGGGTTTTCGTATATCAATGTTTTATGGTTTGTTTTATAATAATTGCAGTTTCTGCAATCGTAGTAGGAGCGCGCTTATTTTCTTATGAAAAA
Proteins encoded:
- a CDS encoding membrane protein, with product MLNELKKFAKDIYIRVLIVVVIVVSIVVSIQCINNFYAMKSGKFNGVQGKAAISLIKERYENSKGILTSDKLNEALKYYKSMPESDTAYTETGIKYPGILELMENVYVSDYTKQDAIFRKLSNMNDFYNRNITLITKNLNDSKNTYEPWEKNIILEKAKAIDKPFIMDFSKQWVFVYQCFMVCFIIIAVSAIVVGARLFSYEKDNKIDILSDSLGDKELRKIGRDKIKALLIFLTSEVLVGVLIISIIMFSNTGISAWNSQIQIEYFTSIYHLTFVQGYLLIILTGWISILAIGMFTAMLNAFTQKFYTSLVLGFIITFIPMIVGRLNAFPALITKFFKMQPVNAVSIIGNLESLQVFNFLFTHTLTMPAIIINSTIILGICIFISPGLFSSKIKNA